One stretch of Amycolatopsis sp. NBC_00345 DNA includes these proteins:
- a CDS encoding RNA polymerase sigma factor has translation MRADDGADAPDSPAGDDRAAWEQAAGGDVAAFGELFRRHAGAVWNYAYRLTGSWSAAEDLTSSTFLTAWRRLGEVTLVNHSARPWLYTVTSNLARREQRSLGRFSRALSRLPRGGVVRDHAEDVAGRVDADRRLRVVLDAVATLPRAERRAVELCLLGGLSTGEAAAVLEIAEASVRARISRARSRLRGLLRDTTLNALTAEEL, from the coding sequence ATGCGGGCCGACGACGGCGCGGATGCCCCCGACTCCCCCGCTGGTGACGACCGGGCCGCGTGGGAACAGGCCGCAGGCGGGGATGTCGCCGCGTTCGGGGAGTTGTTCCGCCGGCATGCCGGCGCGGTGTGGAACTACGCCTACCGGCTGACCGGGTCGTGGTCGGCGGCCGAGGACCTGACCTCCTCGACGTTCCTCACCGCGTGGCGGCGGCTCGGCGAGGTGACGCTGGTGAACCACAGTGCGCGGCCGTGGCTGTACACCGTGACCAGCAACCTGGCCCGCCGTGAGCAGCGCAGTCTCGGCCGGTTCTCACGGGCGTTGTCGCGCCTGCCGCGTGGTGGCGTCGTGCGTGACCACGCCGAGGACGTGGCCGGCCGGGTCGATGCGGACCGCCGGCTGCGGGTGGTACTGGACGCGGTCGCCACGCTGCCACGGGCCGAGCGGCGGGCCGTCGAACTGTGCCTGCTGGGCGGCTTGTCCACCGGGGAGGCCGCCGCGGTGCTCGAGATCGCCGAAGCGAGCGTGCGGGCCCGGATTTCCCGGGCCCGCAGCCGGCTGCGCGGCCTGCTGCGGGACACCACCCTCAACGCACTGACCGCCGAGGAGCTGTGA